Genomic window (Aminivibrio pyruvatiphilus):
ATCCCGGCGGGTGGCCCTGGCCTCCCGCCTCGTCCTCCGGACGAAGGTCCTCCTCCTCGACGAACCCACCGCCAACGTGGACGAAGAAAACGCCCTTCTGATGGCCCGGGTGATCAGGGAAGCCTGGGAAAAATGGGGCACCGTCTCCCTCATCGCCTCCCACGACATCCAGTGGCTCGACGGCGTCTGCGGAAGGCGCGTCTCCATGAGGCGGGGAAAAATCGAGGGCGTTTCCGCCTGAAAACCGCCCATTTTCTCTCCCCGCTTTTTGTTGTGGCGGGAATGGGTATATGGTATGCTTCCCCCATAATAGAAGTTCCGGAGGATCCTATGACATTCGAACGCGGAAATGAAGAAAAATGGACGGTAGGGGAGATTCTTTCAGCCATGGCGGGAACGGAACACCCACGGTACATCCAGAAAATAGTGACCCAGCTGCAGCAGTGGATGGAGGAATCGCTCACCTCCGAGGCCGCCGAACACGACGGCGATCCACTCTCCGCGCTCTTTGACAGCGTGCTCGAGGCCGACGGGGAGAAGCTCTTTACCCAGCTCGAGTGGGTGGACGACTACGCCGATCTCCTTCCCAACCTCAAGAAACCCTCAGGCCACGAAGATGCCGTCGTGCTCAACGTGGGCCCCACCGATTTCGAGGACAGCCTCCGCATGGCCATCGACTACGCTTCCCTCTTCAACAGGAAGCTCTGCCGGCGGGTGTGGATGATCAGCGACACCTTCATCATCGGCGACGTCTACCGGTACATCTCCCACATCCGGGCCCTCGGCTCCCAGGGAATAGCCTTCCGCTTCCTCCTGGTCACCCCCTGGGGCTGGACGGAAATACCCCTCGCCGCCGACGGCACGCCAGGCAACAGGATGATATGGAACAACCGGAAGGGCGGAGCGGCACCTGGAGAAGACGAAAGAAAACGGGACGACCGTTTGACGAGGTAGGCCCGGGGGTGTTACAATCTTCGCCGTTGCCGGAATACCATCTCCGGCAGCGCGGTGTTTCGGGGCGTAGCGCAGTCTGGTAAGCGCGCCTGGTTCGGGACCAGGAGGTCGGAGGTTCAAATCCTCTCGCCCCGACCATTTGGGAACTGAGGAGAGGTTCCGGCACACGCCGGGACCTCTTTTTTCTCACGAACCATCGGATTGACTAATCCTGACTAATTTGCTAAAATTTTCATCGGAGAGAAAAAATGGCTGACCGGACAGTAGCGCAGAACAGAAAAGCCCGACATGACTACTTCATCCTTGAGACCTTTGAATGCGGCATCGTCCTCACGGGCACGGAGATCAAATCCGTCCGGGACGGCAAGGTCAACCTCAAGGAAGGCTACGCGCTGATCCGGAACGGCGAACTCTGGCTCGTGGGGGTCCACATCTCCCCCTACGAAAAGGGCAGCTACTACAACCACGAACCTCTCCGGGACCGGAAGCTCCTGATGAAGAAGCATGAAATCCTGCGCCTCTTCTCGAAGGTCCGGGAAAAAGGTCTCACCCTCGTTCCCCTCTCTGTGTACCTCAAGGAGGGGAGGCGGGCCAAGGTGGAACTAGCGCTCGTCAAGGGAAAGCTGCTTCACGACAAGCGGGACTCCATCGCGGAGCGGGACGCCAAGCGCGACATGGAACGGGCGGTCCGGCACAGAAACAGGGACGAGTAAACTGCCAATCATGGGGCCGACTGGTCTCGACGGCAAGACGGAGGGTCTGGAAGAGCGGGCCGAGGTCGTCCGAACCTCGTTAAACGCGGACACAAAAACAAACGTCAACAACAATAACTACGCACTGGCTGCTTAATGCAGTCACGTCTTACGCGGCAGCAGCCGCCGTTTCTGCGTAAGGCGACACAAAATGGCGGATGCTTTTCGGGGAGTGTCTCCGGTCCCGGAAAAAAGATAAGGGGGCTTGGGCGAGAAAATCCTGTTCCCGGGAGTTTTGAGCCGACACTAAATCGGGAACTACGCCCGTAGCGCTTCCACGGCTGGCCCTTGTCGGACGGGGGTTCGATTCCCCCCGGCTCCACCATTTATTTAAAGACGTAGATTGGGATGCACCCCAACCTACGTCTTTTTTGTCTTGTCCAGCCGTTGGAATTTTTTTGCATTATACTGTAGAACCGCAGGCAGATGAGGTTAACCGCCGGTCAGCCATGACCCGATCTATTTCCGCCCGCAGGGAGGTTATTACAGTGGACATTCCGCGAATATTCAACATCACTGAAAGCGCTCACCGCATCCACAACCCGGTCACGCCCGAAAAGCTCGCCGTTCTCGGCGCTGCGCTGCGCATGGAACCGGGAACCCGTGTGCTCGACCTCGGCAGCGGTTCGGGGGAAATGCTGTGCACCTGGGCACGGGATCACGGCATCACCGGCACCGGTGTCGACATGAGCAGTCTTTTCACTGAACAGGCGAAACTTCGCGCCCTGGAGCTCGGTGTCGCCGATAAGGTCAGGTTCATCCACGGTGATGCCGCCGGGTACGTCTCTGACGAGAAGGTCGGAGTGGCGGCCTGTGTCGGGGCCACCTGGATCGGCGGGGGAGTCGCCGGCACCATCGACCTTCTGAAGCGAAGCCTTGACGCCGGAGGGATCATTCTCATCGGCGAGCCCTACTGGCGGCAGCTTCCGCCTTCGGAAGACGTTGCCAGGGGGTGTCTTGCACAATCGATCTCCGATTTTCTTCTTCTTCCCGGACTTATTGCGTCTTTCGGCCGCCTCGGCTGTGACGTCGTTGAAATGGTCCTGGCCGACCAGGACGGCTGGGACAGATACGAAGCGGCAAAGTGGCTCACCATGCGCCGGTGGCTGGAAGCCAATCCCGGCGACGAGCTGGCCGAAACCGTCCGGGCCGAACTGACCTCCGAACCCGTGCGCTACGCTGCCTACACCCGTGAATACCTGGGCTGGGGAGTGTTCGCGCTGATGCCGTGGTAGAAGAAACAGCCGGAAGTATGGGCGTGCCGATGGAGTTCGTGAATGGCTGCATGGGCTGAGTACTCCGTCTTGAGGACAGAATTTCCTGTTTCCGAGGGATCATGGTATTCCCTTGTTTGGGTCCTGCCGCCATTAAAGAGCGAAACAGAGAAGCGTTTCGGAGTTTTCGTTTAACTCACCTTTCCGGATTTTTCCAAAGAAATGGGACTATACTAAAGAAGTGAAAACTATTCCAGCCTTTCTTTCGGAGGTGGAATACTATGGAAACCATGGTATTGGAACGGGCCCGGGGATGCATGATCGGCCAGCTTGCCGGAGACGCCCTCGGCAGCCTGGTGGAGTTCGAGTCGACGGAGAGTATCCGGCGAAAGTATCCGGGAGGCCTGCGGGAACTGGCCGACGGCGGCACCTTCAACACCATCGCCGGGCAGCCCACCGATGACTCGGAGATGGCCCTGA
Coding sequences:
- a CDS encoding SAM-dependent methyltransferase; this translates as MTRSISARREVITVDIPRIFNITESAHRIHNPVTPEKLAVLGAALRMEPGTRVLDLGSGSGEMLCTWARDHGITGTGVDMSSLFTEQAKLRALELGVADKVRFIHGDAAGYVSDEKVGVAACVGATWIGGGVAGTIDLLKRSLDAGGIILIGEPYWRQLPPSEDVARGCLAQSISDFLLLPGLIASFGRLGCDVVEMVLADQDGWDRYEAAKWLTMRRWLEANPGDELAETVRAELTSEPVRYAAYTREYLGWGVFALMPW
- the smpB gene encoding SsrA-binding protein SmpB; this encodes MADRTVAQNRKARHDYFILETFECGIVLTGTEIKSVRDGKVNLKEGYALIRNGELWLVGVHISPYEKGSYYNHEPLRDRKLLMKKHEILRLFSKVREKGLTLVPLSVYLKEGRRAKVELALVKGKLLHDKRDSIAERDAKRDMERAVRHRNRDE